Genomic DNA from Haloplanus aerogenes:
CAGCCTGCTCGGCCACGGCGTACTACCGCGACGAGGTGCGGACGGCGCTCGCCTCGTGGTCCTCGTTTCAGCCCTCCTCGGCGTTCGACGGCGAGACGGCGACGCTCTCCTTCGTCGTCCTCGCGACTGCCGCCTCGTCGGCGGTGGGGCTCGTTGCGCTCCTCGCGCTGGAGGCGTTAGTGAGCGAACTGACGGGCGGCGCTTTCGTCGCACTCATCGGCGCCCTCCTCGTTGCCACCGGTCTCCTCCAGCGGTTCGCAGATGCGCGCTCGCTGGCAACACGGGAGACGCCGAACGCCTTCGACGCCCTCCTGGTCGGTGGTCTGCAGGGTCTCGCCATCCTGCCCGGCGTCTCCCGTTCCGGGACGACGACGAGCGCACTCCTCCTGCGCGGCCACGACGGTCCCGCCTCCTTCCGACTCTCGTTCCTGCTCAGTATCCCCGCCGCGCTCATCGGCGGGACCGTCGGCGTCGTCCGCGGGGGCGGTATCGGCGTCACGCCCACCGCGGGCCTCGTCGCCCTCGCTGTCGCTGCCGTCGTCGGCTACGCGACCATCGACCTCCTGATGCGCATCGTCCGCAGAGTGGCCGTTTGGGTCCTCTGTGTGGGTTTGGGAGCTCTCGCCATCGCCGGCGGCCTCCTCCTATAACCTTCGATTAACGACACGTTTCCCCGGGTAATGCGCGCCCTACCGATCCGTTCCGATCCCGTAGGCTCGTATTACTCTTCGACACGAATCGGCCACCAGCGTCAAGAGCAACGGTTAACCAGTAACTAACCAAATAGACGTATGCACACTCCACTGGTAATGCTCTCGGGGTGGCGGTACCGGCTCGTCAGTGGAATG
This window encodes:
- a CDS encoding undecaprenyl-diphosphate phosphatase, whose protein sequence is MDPHLVAVVVGLLQGVFEWLPISSEGNIAIALTALGTAPSVAVSYALFVHLGTACSATAYYRDEVRTALASWSSFQPSSAFDGETATLSFVVLATAASSAVGLVALLALEALVSELTGGAFVALIGALLVATGLLQRFADARSLATRETPNAFDALLVGGLQGLAILPGVSRSGTTTSALLLRGHDGPASFRLSFLLSIPAALIGGTVGVVRGGGIGVTPTAGLVALAVAAVVGYATIDLLMRIVRRVAVWVLCVGLGALAIAGGLLL